The nucleotide window TCCGCCGCCACATCAAACCGCGCAGGCAGGCGGCGCGACAGCGTCAGGCTGCTGTCCGTGCGGATGATATGCCAACGGCTGCGGGTCACGCTCCCGGATCCTTCTTCTTCTGGCTAAAAATATCCTCGGGGGTGCGGGGGCAGACAGCCCCCGCTGAGACATCCGCTGTTACAGCGGAATGTTGTCGTGCTTCTTCCACGGGTTCTTCAGCTGCTTGCCCCGCAGGGAGGCAAAGGCGCGGCTGACCCGTTTGCGGGTGGACTGGGGCATGATCACCTCGTCGATGAAGCCGCGCTCTGCCGCCACGAAGGGGTTGGCGAAGCGGTCTTCGTACTCCGCGGTTTTCTGGGCGATCTTTTCGGGATCGTTCAGATCGGCGCGGTGGATGATCTCGGTGGCGCCCTTGGCGCCCATCACTGCGATCTCAGCGGTGGGCCAGGCATAGTTGAAGTCTCCGCGCAGGTGCTTGGAGGCCATCACGTCATAGGCGCCGCCATAGGCCTTGCGGGTGATCACGGTGACCTTGGGCACGGTGGCTTCGCCATAGGCGAACAGCAGCTTGGCGCCGTGCTTGATGACGCCGCCGTACTCCTGGGAAGTGCCCGGCAGGAAGCCCGGCACGTCGACGAAGGTCAGGATCGGGATCTCGAAACAGTCGCAGAAGCGCACGAAACGGGCGGCCTTGCGGGAAGAGTCGATGTCGAGGCAGCCCGCCAGCACCATCGGCTGGTTGGCGACAACGCCCACGGTCTGGCCCTCAAGGCGGATGAAACCGGTGATGATGTTCTTGGCGAAATCCTCCTGGATCTCATAGAAATCGCCCTCATCCGCCACCTTGGTGATCAGCTCCTTCATGTCGTAGGGGCTGTTGGGGTTTTCCGGGATCAGGGTGTCGAGACTGGTCTCCAGGCGGCCGGGCTCGTCAAAGAACGGGCGCACCGGCGGCTTTTCGCGGTTGTTGAGCGGCAGGAAGTCGACCAGGCGGCGGACTTCGGCCAGCGCTTCGACGTCGTTTTCAAAGGCGCCATCTGCCACGGAGGATTTGCGGGTGTGGGTGGAGGCGCCGCCCAGCTCCTCAGCCGTCACCACCTCGTTGGTCACGGTTTTCACCACGTCCGGGCCGGTCACGAACATATAGGAGGTGTCTTTCACCATGAAGATGAAGTCGGTCATCGCCGGTGAATACACCGCGCCGCCGGCGCAGGGGCCCATGATGACGGAGATCTGCGGGATCACGCCGGAGGCCATGATGTTGCGCTGGAAGATCTCAGCGTAACCGGCCAAGGCGTCGACGCCTTCCTGGATGCGGGCGCCGCCGGAGTCGTTGATGCCGATCACAGGCGCGCCGTTCTGCACCGCCATGTCCATGATCTTGCAAATCTTTTGCGCGTGGGTCGCGGAGACCGAACCGCCCAGCACGGTGAAGTCCTGGGAGAAGACATAGACCTGGCGGCCGTTGATGGTGCCCCAGCCGGTGACAACGCCGTCGCCCGCGGGTTTGTTGTCTTCCATGCCGAAATCAGCGCAGCGGTGGCTGACGAACATGTCGAATTCTTCAAAGCTGCCCTCGTCCAGCAACAGCTCGATCCGTTCGCGGGCCGTCAGCTTGCCGCGCCCATGCTGTGCGTCGATGCGGCGCTGGCCGCCGCCCAGCCGCGCGTCCTCGCGGCGGTCTTCCAGCTCGGAAAGGATGTCTTTCATGGCACATGTCCCCTGTAGATGTCACCGGGACCATATATTGCGCAGGCGCTGAGCCAAAGGACATTATCGCAAATTTGCAAACCGTTTGCATACGCTGTTGGCAAAGTTGAAAATCAGCAAAGTCACGGCGCAGCCCGCCGCCGTGTTCCGGCGGCAAGGAATGCGGTTTCAGGCGGCTTTTGCGATGTCCGCCATCTGCCGCAGCGCGCTGGTCAGCGGCGCCTTGACCGGGACGGAGACGCCAAACGGGTTGTCCTCGACCATGCCGATCACCGGGTCGTCCTTGAGGAACTTGAGATAGGCCGCAATCTGGGCCAGCAACGCCTGCGCCGCGGCCTTGCGGGCATCGCCGGTGGCGGATTTCATCTCGAACAGCGCCTTCATCAGGGCGGTCTGGTTGCCGTCGGTGACGCCTGCCAGACCGGCATCGGCGATCTGCGCCAGCACCGGGTGGTTCTGCGCCCTGAGCGCATCCTGCAGGCTGGAGACGCCGCGGTCGACGTCCTCCTTGGCGGCCTGCCAGATCTCCATCGGGTCGGCCTGCGGCGCCGCCGCCTCTGCCGGGGCGTCCAGCGCCTTGACCAGCGCCTTGAGGCCCTCTGCAGCTGCCGGCAGGGCGCCCGCCTTCAGACTGGCGGCGATGCCCCGCGCCTGT belongs to Leisingera caerulea DSM 24564 and includes:
- a CDS encoding acyl-CoA carboxylase subunit beta; this encodes MKDILSELEDRREDARLGGGQRRIDAQHGRGKLTARERIELLLDEGSFEEFDMFVSHRCADFGMEDNKPAGDGVVTGWGTINGRQVYVFSQDFTVLGGSVSATHAQKICKIMDMAVQNGAPVIGINDSGGARIQEGVDALAGYAEIFQRNIMASGVIPQISVIMGPCAGGAVYSPAMTDFIFMVKDTSYMFVTGPDVVKTVTNEVVTAEELGGASTHTRKSSVADGAFENDVEALAEVRRLVDFLPLNNREKPPVRPFFDEPGRLETSLDTLIPENPNSPYDMKELITKVADEGDFYEIQEDFAKNIITGFIRLEGQTVGVVANQPMVLAGCLDIDSSRKAARFVRFCDCFEIPILTFVDVPGFLPGTSQEYGGVIKHGAKLLFAYGEATVPKVTVITRKAYGGAYDVMASKHLRGDFNYAWPTAEIAVMGAKGATEIIHRADLNDPEKIAQKTAEYEDRFANPFVAAERGFIDEVIMPQSTRKRVSRAFASLRGKQLKNPWKKHDNIPL